In one window of Nocardia brasiliensis DNA:
- a CDS encoding SAM-dependent methyltransferase, whose amino-acid sequence MDRPAWAPEGVDMQQASPARMYDALLGGSHNFEIDRKAAEMGKTLVPDLPRLALSNRAFLRRAVRFLADSGIRQFLDIGSGIPTAGNVHEVVQSIDPDIRVLYADIDPVAVAHSRAILRGNAGAGAIEADLRKPAELIDKAADTGLIDFDQPVGLLLVAVLHLLADVDEPIAKVAQLRGAVQPGSYVAISHLTSELRPEDASKLGDNATNKERIGIHFRDRNGIVAMFEGWELVEPGVVELPVWRPESDRDLHETPGRSLGLAGVGRKS is encoded by the coding sequence ATGGATAGGCCGGCGTGGGCACCCGAGGGCGTTGATATGCAGCAGGCGAGCCCGGCGCGAATGTACGACGCGTTGCTCGGGGGCTCGCACAATTTCGAGATCGATCGCAAAGCCGCCGAGATGGGCAAGACATTGGTGCCCGATTTGCCCAGATTGGCGCTGAGCAACCGGGCCTTCCTGCGGCGCGCGGTGCGTTTTCTGGCCGATTCCGGAATTCGCCAATTCCTCGATATCGGGTCGGGAATTCCGACAGCCGGAAATGTGCACGAGGTGGTGCAGTCGATCGACCCCGATATCCGCGTGCTCTACGCGGATATCGACCCGGTGGCGGTGGCGCACTCGCGGGCGATCCTGCGCGGCAACGCCGGGGCCGGCGCGATCGAGGCGGATCTGCGCAAGCCTGCCGAGTTGATCGACAAGGCTGCCGATACCGGGTTGATCGACTTCGACCAACCGGTCGGTCTGCTGTTGGTCGCGGTATTGCACCTGCTCGCCGACGTCGACGAGCCGATCGCGAAGGTGGCGCAGCTGCGCGGTGCGGTCCAGCCGGGGAGCTACGTCGCGATCTCGCATCTGACCTCGGAGCTGCGGCCCGAGGACGCGAGCAAGCTCGGTGACAACGCCACGAACAAGGAACGAATCGGTATCCATTTTCGTGATCGGAACGGAATCGTCGCTATGTTCGAAGGATGGGAGCTGGTGGAGCCCGGCGTGGTGGAACTGCCGGTCTGGCGCCCGGAGTCGGACCGCGATCTGCACGAGACGCCGGGCCGTTCGCTCGGCCTGGCGGGTGTCGGCCGAAAGTCCTGA
- a CDS encoding ROK family protein → MRPASSPDEIRRRNLAVLLRHVHRDGPVSRATLAERMGLNRSTILALTADLAAAGLIREELPGQTGKAGRPSLVVRPESDRVYVVALDVGADRLAAALVGLGGSVLHQVETVRPTGTFDPEDVIDTLASMARGLIAEAAVEARCVGVGVAFCGMVREEDGVVRYGPNIGWVDVPFGAHLTRRLDLGLRVVVGNNANLGALAECERGVGAGLSDLIYLHGDVGIGGGIIMGGQLLGGEGGYAGEVGHMVVNRDGRPCACGSRGCLEAEAGELGLIAAAGRTDPPGRPAVEAIVEAAARGDAAARDALHQVGDWLGYGVANLVNIFNPSMVVFGGVLREIYLASAAQVRSRVAVESLLAVRERVRLRTSALGGDATLIGAAELAFADVLTDPVQALARLSAARE, encoded by the coding sequence ATGCGACCGGCTTCTTCGCCGGACGAGATCCGCAGGCGCAATCTTGCCGTGCTGCTGCGGCATGTGCACCGGGACGGCCCGGTCTCGCGTGCCACGCTCGCCGAGCGAATGGGGTTGAACCGCAGCACCATTCTGGCCTTGACGGCCGACCTCGCCGCCGCCGGTCTGATCAGGGAGGAGCTGCCCGGCCAGACCGGCAAGGCGGGGCGGCCCTCGCTGGTGGTGCGTCCGGAATCGGACCGGGTGTATGTCGTCGCGCTCGACGTCGGCGCGGATCGGCTGGCCGCGGCGCTGGTCGGGCTGGGTGGATCGGTGCTTCACCAGGTCGAAACCGTCCGTCCGACGGGCACTTTCGATCCGGAGGACGTGATCGACACGCTGGCCTCGATGGCGCGCGGTTTGATCGCCGAGGCCGCGGTCGAGGCCAGATGCGTGGGTGTCGGTGTCGCCTTCTGCGGCATGGTGCGCGAGGAGGACGGTGTCGTCCGCTACGGCCCGAACATCGGGTGGGTCGACGTGCCCTTCGGTGCGCACCTGACTCGGCGACTCGATCTCGGCCTGCGGGTCGTGGTCGGCAACAACGCCAATCTGGGCGCGCTCGCCGAATGCGAGCGCGGTGTCGGCGCGGGCCTGTCCGACCTGATCTATCTGCACGGTGACGTCGGCATCGGCGGCGGCATCATCATGGGCGGCCAGCTGCTCGGCGGTGAGGGCGGCTATGCGGGCGAGGTCGGCCACATGGTGGTCAATCGGGACGGACGGCCCTGCGCCTGCGGCTCACGCGGCTGCCTGGAGGCCGAGGCGGGGGAGCTCGGTCTGATCGCCGCCGCCGGCCGCACCGATCCGCCGGGGCGCCCCGCTGTGGAGGCCATCGTGGAGGCCGCGGCTCGCGGGGACGCCGCGGCCAGGGACGCACTGCACCAGGTGGGGGACTGGCTCGGATACGGCGTCGCCAACCTGGTGAACATCTTCAATCCCTCGATGGTCGTCTTCGGTGGCGTGCTGCGCGAGATCTACCTCGCCTCGGCCGCCCAGGTGCGCAGCCGGGTCGCGGTCGAGAGCCTGCTCGCGGTCCGCGAGCGGGTGCGGCTGCGCACCTCGGCATTGGGCGGGGACGCCACCCTGATCGGCGCGGCCGAGCTGGCCTTCGCCGACGTGCTCACCGACCCCGTGCAGGCGCTGGCCAGGCTCTCCGCCGCGCGCGAGTGA